A window of Scomber scombrus chromosome 23, fScoSco1.1, whole genome shotgun sequence contains these coding sequences:
- the LOC134006221 gene encoding butyrophilin subfamily 2 member A1-like, which translates to MDGLSPPKTIGVLIFHLLLTHSCRGQSQLIGPSQPIVATVGNDIILPCHLQPAVGVSAMTLEWTRPDLDPRFVFVWRANQDLVDRKNPNYKGRTSLSIDELKQGNISLKLSKVKTSDKGKYRCFIPDMNKESFVELVVASGTVSSPVVSIAGTDRERGGVMLQCESKGWYLQPEVLWLDGEGNLLSAGPTETIRGPDYLYTVSSRVTVEKRNSNNFTCRVQQSNINQTRETNIIVPGKIDLFLSQILDLLSYN; encoded by the exons ATGGATGGACTGTCTCCACCCAAAACCATAGGTGTTCTGATTTTCCATCTTCTCCTAACACACTCCTGTAGAG GTCAGTCTCAGCTAATTGGTCCATCTCAGCCAATAGTGGCAACAGTTGGAAATGACATAATTTTGCCATGTCATCTTCAACCTGCTGTGGGTGTTTCTGCCATGACGTTGGAGTGGACAAGACCTGATCTGGATCCCAGATTTGTCTTTGTGTGGCGTGCTAATCAGGACCTTGTAGATAGAAAAAATCCAAATTACAAAGGAAGAACATCACTGTCCATTGATGAACTGAAGCAGGGAAACATTTCATTGAAACTCTCCAAAGTGAAAACTTCCGATAAAGGAAAATACAGATGCTTCATTCCAGACATGAATAAAGAGTCCTTCGTTGAGCTTGTTGTCG CATCAGGTACTGTCTCATCACCTGTGGTCAGTATAGCAGgtactgacagagagagaggaggagtgatgTTACAGTGTGAGTCTAAAGGCTGGTATCTACAGCCTGAGGTGCTCTGGTTGGACGGAGAGGgaaacctcctctctgctggacCTACAGAGACAATCAGAGGTCCTGATTACCTCTAtactgtcagcagcagagtgactgtGGAGAAGAGAAACAGTAACAACTTCACCTGCAGAGTCCAACAGAGCAACATCAACCAGACCAGAGAGACAAACATTATTGTTCCGGGTAAAATAGACCTTTTTTTGTCTCAGATTCTGGATTTACTTTCATATAACTGA